From the genome of Leptodactylus fuscus isolate aLepFus1 chromosome 1, aLepFus1.hap2, whole genome shotgun sequence, one region includes:
- the ATOH1 gene encoding transcription factor ATOH1 — protein MSRLLPPAADWCCEELPQEPYLLDASDPRAWLSASSLQPPHDYLLPQPGRAHKVRDLCKLKGLRTEEEDDDDDEDQEALCKQRAPPGKGSNGVQKQRRLAANARERRRMHGLNHAFDQLRNVIPSFNNDKKLSKYETLQMAQIYINALSELLQAPPEHSQPCPPYPLHPAGDYPLPLEPLTFQSSSPSPGARESSGDESKTSPRSHRSDGEFSPHSHYSDSDEAS, from the coding sequence ATGTCCCGCCTGCTGCCGCCTGCCGCTGACTGGTGCTGTGAGGAGCTGCCTCAGGAGCCCTACCTGCTGGATGCCAGTGACCCCCGAGCATGGCTCTCCGCCTCCTCCCTGCAGCCGCCACACGACTACCTGCTGCCGCAGCCAGGCAGGGCGCACAAGGTGCGGGACCTGTGCAAGCTCAAGGGGCTGCGGACtgaggaggaggacgacgacGACGACGAGGACCAAGAGGCGCTGTGCAAGCAGAGGGCTCCCCCGGGCAAGGGCAGTAATGGGGTGCAGAAGCAGCGGAGACTGGCAGCTAATGCccgggagaggagaaggatgcaCGGCCTCAACCACGCATTTGATCAGCTGCGGAATGTCATTCCCTCATTTAACAACGACAAGAAGTTGTCAAAGTACGAGACCTTGCAGATGGCACAGATCTACATCAATGCCCTGTCCGAGCTCCTGCAGGCGCCCCCTGAGCACTCCCAGCCATGCCCGCCTTACCCTCTGCACCCTGCCGGGGACTACCCGCTGCCCCTGGAACCGCTCACCTTCCAGTCCTCCTCCCCATCACCTGGAGCCAGGGAGTCGTCTGGGGACGAGAGCAAAACGTCTCCAAGATCTCACAGAAGTGACGGAGAGTTCTCCCCACACTCCCACTACAGCGACTCGGATGAAGCCAGCTAG